Proteins found in one Campylobacter lari genomic segment:
- a CDS encoding RsmB/NOP family class I SAM-dependent RNA methyltransferase, with product MALLDLNTALDEIYTKEQKEQILQSFNQEKYINIFRNSLLIDNDELEEILNNENIEFEKIDLNCYKIPSIFKSKLSSMKAFNEGKFYIQNYSSYLCAKTLGVKAGENVLDMCAAPGGKSLNLANFMQNEGYLASCELSKTRFFTLKATMENYQVKIVKCFLKDARTIGKACPLKFDKILLDAPCSTFAKMGFEIQKNTKEIKQIANLQKKLLHSALLALKHGGELVYSTCTFLREENEAVLENALRNEKFNLELLDFNLSNVNFICAKSDEFDLSFAKRVLPDDYADGFFIAKVKKH from the coding sequence ATGGCCTTGCTTGATTTAAATACAGCTTTAGATGAAATTTATACAAAAGAGCAAAAAGAACAAATCCTTCAAAGTTTTAATCAAGAAAAATATATTAATATTTTTAGAAATTCCTTGCTTATTGATAATGATGAATTAGAAGAAATTTTAAATAATGAAAATATAGAATTTGAAAAAATTGATCTGAATTGTTATAAAATTCCAAGTATCTTCAAAAGCAAACTAAGCTCAATGAAAGCTTTTAATGAGGGTAAGTTTTATATACAAAATTATTCTTCGTATTTATGCGCTAAAACTTTAGGTGTTAAGGCTGGTGAGAATGTATTAGATATGTGTGCAGCTCCTGGTGGTAAAAGCCTAAATTTGGCTAATTTTATGCAAAATGAAGGTTATTTGGCAAGTTGTGAATTATCCAAAACACGCTTTTTTACATTAAAAGCTACTATGGAAAATTATCAAGTTAAAATTGTAAAATGCTTTTTAAAAGATGCACGCACTATAGGCAAGGCTTGTCCTTTGAAATTTGATAAAATTTTACTTGATGCGCCTTGCTCAACTTTTGCAAAAATGGGTTTTGAAATACAAAAAAATACAAAAGAAATTAAGCAAATTGCAAATTTACAAAAAAAACTTTTACACTCAGCATTGCTAGCTTTAAAACATGGTGGAGAATTAGTGTATAGTACTTGTACATTTTTAAGAGAAGAAAATGAAGCAGTTTTAGAAAATGCATTAAGAAATGAAAAATTTAATTTAGAATTACTTGATTTTAATTTGTCTAATGTTAATTTTATATGTGCAAAGAGTGATGAATTTGATTTATCATTTGCCAAAAGAGTTTTGCCAGATGACTACGCGGATGGGTTTTTTATAGCAAAAGTGAAAAAACATTAA
- the ruvX gene encoding Holliday junction resolvase RuvX, with the protein MKTLALDIGLKRIGVALCINKSIAMPLEAIIRKNRNQAANEVKKYIKEYDINTLVVGVPLGGSSEDEMRKRVEHFISLLDFDKEVFFVDESFSSKNAQELGMVNLKKKDGKLDSLAAYLFLKDFYGLA; encoded by the coding sequence ATGAAAACTTTAGCATTAGATATAGGTTTAAAACGCATTGGTGTTGCTTTGTGTATTAATAAAAGTATAGCTATGCCACTTGAAGCTATTATTAGAAAAAATCGTAATCAAGCAGCAAATGAAGTAAAAAAATACATCAAAGAGTATGATATCAATACTTTAGTAGTAGGAGTTCCTTTAGGTGGATCTAGTGAGGATGAAATGCGAAAAAGGGTAGAACATTTCATATCTTTACTTGATTTTGACAAAGAAGTTTTTTTTGTCGATGAGAGTTTTAGTTCTAAAAATGCACAAGAACTTGGCATGGTGAATTTAAAGAAAAAAGATGGCAAGCTTGATTCTTTAGCTGCGTATTTGTTTTTAAAGGATTTTTATGGCCTTGCTTGA
- a CDS encoding DNA-processing protein DprA yields the protein MKFIENIEDFKNLLNPPSKIYYKGNLELLNARKVAIIGSRKMSVYTKNCLVELVTLLKKAKVCVVSGGALGVDIQAAKIAYPQTIAIFANGLDEIYPKANTNEILNIYENALALSENEGNYKAKPYDFLLRNRLVIALSEVVIIAQADLKSGSMQSARLALGMNKPIYVLPHRKNESEGTNLLLATKKANLIHDFDEFVKMFGGLHCEEGCDDLLSFLKHEDDLEKVLKKFGDRVYEYELEGLVEISGVKIRACL from the coding sequence ATGAAATTTATTGAGAATATTGAAGATTTTAAAAATCTTTTAAATCCGCCTTCAAAGATTTATTATAAAGGCAATTTAGAGCTTTTAAATGCTAGAAAAGTGGCTATTATAGGTTCTAGAAAAATGAGTGTTTATACTAAAAATTGTCTTGTTGAATTAGTGACTTTGTTAAAAAAAGCTAAGGTTTGTGTAGTAAGTGGCGGGGCTTTAGGGGTGGATATCCAAGCAGCTAAAATAGCCTATCCTCAAACCATAGCTATATTTGCTAATGGGCTTGATGAGATTTATCCAAAAGCAAACACAAATGAAATTTTAAATATTTATGAAAATGCTTTGGCTTTAAGTGAAAATGAAGGAAATTATAAGGCAAAACCCTATGATTTTTTATTAAGAAATAGACTTGTTATAGCTTTAAGTGAGGTTGTTATAATAGCACAAGCTGATTTAAAAAGTGGTTCTATGCAAAGTGCAAGACTTGCTTTAGGTATGAATAAACCTATATATGTATTACCTCATAGGAAAAATGAAAGCGAAGGAACAAATTTGCTTTTAGCAACAAAAAAGGCAAATTTAATTCATGATTTTGATGAATTTGTAAAAATGTTTGGAGGGCTTCATTGTGAGGAAGGTTGTGATGATTTATTAAGTTTTTTAAAACATGAAGATGATTTAGAAAAAGTTTTAAAAAAATTTGGTGATAGAGTTTATGAATATGAACTTGAGGGTTTGGTAGAAATATCTGGAGTGAAAATAAGAGCTTGTTTATGA
- a CDS encoding divergent polysaccharide deacetylase family protein — protein sequence MLCLIVFGIFLFAFGALFLKKEENKTLDYNQTIIKKEPLPPTKEQESNFSFNDINLTLENEKLEFLDKNISEILNLNPINTELNQTKEDNQTLILEVIDQNASKELNNEEQNISDKNEDNKTQILVQKNTKPRLAIIIDDMASHTHVDMLKKTNLKLIPSFFPPDKRHPYTAEFARDFDFFMVHLPLAAIKYDKAELNTLHPSDDMQKISKRVAFVKEQFPKVKFINNHTGSLFTANKQAMEKLFSAFKQNDFIFVDSRTIGNSKAKNLASQFNQPYIARDVFLDNEDNIAYIKNQLKQAIDEAKKKGFAIAIGHPREKTFKALVQSKDLLNSVELVYLNEIY from the coding sequence GTGCTTTGTCTTATCGTGTTTGGAATTTTTCTTTTTGCATTTGGAGCTTTGTTTTTAAAAAAAGAAGAAAATAAAACCTTAGACTATAATCAAACCATAATTAAAAAAGAACCATTGCCACCCACAAAAGAGCAAGAAAGCAATTTTAGTTTTAATGATATAAATTTGACTTTAGAAAATGAAAAATTAGAATTTTTAGATAAGAATATTAGTGAAATTTTAAATTTAAATCCTATAAATACAGAGTTAAATCAAACTAAAGAGGATAATCAAACTTTAATTTTAGAAGTAATAGATCAAAATGCAAGCAAAGAATTAAACAACGAAGAGCAAAATATATCAGATAAAAACGAGGATAATAAAACTCAAATCCTAGTGCAAAAAAATACCAAGCCTCGTCTAGCAATTATTATAGATGATATGGCAAGTCACACTCATGTAGATATGCTTAAAAAAACAAATTTAAAATTAATCCCATCTTTTTTTCCACCTGATAAACGCCATCCTTATACGGCTGAGTTTGCAAGAGATTTTGACTTTTTTATGGTGCATTTGCCTCTTGCTGCTATAAAATATGACAAGGCAGAATTAAATACTTTACACCCTAGTGATGATATGCAAAAAATAAGCAAGCGCGTAGCTTTTGTAAAAGAGCAATTTCCAAAAGTAAAATTTATTAACAACCATACAGGAAGTTTATTTACTGCAAATAAGCAAGCTATGGAAAAATTATTTAGTGCTTTTAAACAAAATGATTTTATTTTTGTTGATTCAAGAACCATAGGAAATTCTAAAGCTAAAAACTTAGCAAGTCAGTTTAATCAGCCTTATATAGCTAGAGATGTTTTTTTAGATAATGAAGATAATATAGCATATATTAAAAACCAACTCAAACAAGCAATAGATGAGGCAAAAAAGAAAGGTTTTGCTATCGCTATTGGTCATCCAAGAGAAAAGACTTTTAAGGCCTTGGTGCAAAGTAAAGATTTGTTAAATTCAGTTGAGCTTGTGTATTTAAATGAAATTTATTGA
- the ilvC gene encoding ketol-acid reductoisomerase has product MAVSIYYDKDCDINLIKSKKVAIIGFGSQGHAHAMNLRDSGVEVIIGLKEGGQSWAKAQKANFIVKSVKEATKEADLIMILAPDEIQSEIFNEEIKPELKAGKTLAFAHGFNIHYGQIVAPKGIDVIMIAPKAPGHTVRHEFSIGGGTPCLIAIHQDESKNAKNLALSYASAIGGGRTGIIETTFKAETETDLFGEQAVLCGGLSALIQAGFETLVEAGYEPEMAYFECLHEMKLIVDLIYQGGIADMRYSVSNTAEYGDYITGPKIITKETKEAMKGVLKDIQNGSFAKDFILERRANFARMHAERKLMNDSLIEKTGRELRAMMPWISAKKLVDKDKN; this is encoded by the coding sequence ATGGCTGTATCAATTTATTATGATAAAGATTGTGATATTAATTTAATAAAATCAAAAAAAGTAGCTATTATAGGTTTTGGCTCTCAAGGTCATGCTCATGCTATGAATTTAAGAGATAGTGGTGTAGAAGTGATCATAGGCTTAAAAGAGGGTGGACAAAGTTGGGCAAAAGCTCAAAAAGCAAATTTTATAGTAAAAAGCGTAAAAGAAGCCACTAAAGAAGCAGATTTGATTATGATTTTAGCTCCTGATGAAATTCAAAGTGAAATTTTTAATGAAGAAATTAAGCCTGAATTAAAGGCAGGTAAAACTCTAGCATTTGCACATGGATTTAATATCCACTATGGACAGATTGTTGCTCCAAAAGGCATAGATGTGATTATGATAGCTCCTAAAGCTCCTGGTCATACTGTAAGACATGAATTTAGTATAGGTGGGGGTACTCCTTGTTTAATTGCTATCCACCAAGATGAAAGTAAAAATGCTAAAAATTTAGCTTTAAGTTATGCTAGTGCTATAGGTGGTGGTAGAACAGGTATTATAGAAACGACTTTTAAAGCTGAAACTGAAACAGATTTATTTGGTGAGCAAGCAGTGCTTTGTGGAGGACTTAGTGCTTTAATCCAAGCTGGTTTTGAAACCTTAGTTGAAGCAGGGTATGAACCTGAAATGGCGTATTTTGAGTGTTTACATGAAATGAAATTAATTGTGGATTTGATTTATCAAGGCGGTATTGCTGATATGAGATATTCTGTTTCTAATACAGCTGAATATGGAGATTATATCACAGGGCCTAAGATTATTACCAAAGAAACTAAAGAGGCTATGAAAGGTGTTTTAAAAGACATACAAAATGGAAGTTTTGCTAAAGATTTTATCTTAGAAAGAAGAGCGAATTTTGCAAGAATGCACGCAGAGCGTAAATTAATGAATGATTCTTTGATAGAAAAAACAGGACGCGAACTTCGCGCTATGATGCCTTGGATTAGTGCTAAAAAATTAGTTGATAAAGACAAAAACTAA
- a CDS encoding VacB/RNase II family 3'-5' exoribonuclease, which produces MKELFNQLSYGLNANEITNKNKQIIRELLTCDIIKFYKNKYYLKDGFTFGKIDISVNGTGFLESFDPAFKRDLLIENKNLKGANYADIVVAKLLPLKKKRPSAKVILILKRAHETSLVMTKKYGEAVLGVNIQTGLTCVLKASQKSLKALPLGTILKIENHDNNITEVIGHIDDDFVDEKISLALFNKNAIFDNLCENEAKAYGDKVDASMYPSRKDLRNLNFCTIDPIDAKDFDDAIYYDKNEHAIYVAIADVSAYVHAYSAIDKEARSRGFSIYFPHIAIPMLPRALSENICSLKPNEDRLAFCFKISLDQNNEVVKEELFEAIINSKRRFNYDEVDEYLQTQEDLGAINWLYEVFKITQNLRKKRLKNACEFKTQELRMTLDENNKLIKTRLENDTASHNLIEDCMLLANKAAAKLIDIGVFRNHLSPDYKKIDQLLADLSTLSIDINPKNNVIELFKDIQVLANELNIREEVDKLIIKAQKKAEYSSENAGHFGLGFDKYTHFTSPIRRYSDLILHRLLKAKINNDEKMFNYLLLNIQSTCEELSLLEREADKVAWHFMDRKFARWAKENIGKRFKALVVENQSSLQVKLNDDIKGALITIIGSRANLLENVEIEITEVDIVSAKIFGKITKHFSLERNQNV; this is translated from the coding sequence ATGAAAGAATTATTTAATCAACTAAGTTATGGTCTAAATGCCAATGAAATTACCAATAAAAACAAGCAAATCATTAGAGAATTATTAACTTGTGATATTATTAAATTTTATAAAAATAAATACTATTTAAAAGATGGCTTTACTTTTGGTAAGATTGATATTTCTGTTAATGGAACAGGATTTTTAGAAAGTTTTGATCCTGCTTTTAAGCGTGATTTACTCATAGAAAATAAAAATTTAAAAGGAGCAAATTATGCTGATATAGTTGTGGCAAAATTACTCCCTCTTAAAAAAAAGCGCCCAAGCGCTAAAGTTATTTTAATACTTAAAAGAGCCCACGAAACTTCTTTGGTTATGACTAAAAAATACGGAGAAGCAGTCCTTGGAGTAAATATTCAAACAGGACTTACATGTGTCTTAAAAGCCTCTCAAAAATCTTTAAAAGCTCTGCCTTTAGGAACTATTTTAAAAATAGAAAATCATGATAATAATATCACTGAAGTGATAGGGCATATTGATGATGATTTTGTAGATGAAAAAATTTCCTTAGCACTTTTTAATAAAAATGCAATTTTTGATAATTTATGTGAAAATGAAGCAAAAGCCTATGGAGATAAAGTTGATGCAAGTATGTATCCATCAAGAAAAGATCTTAGAAATTTAAATTTTTGCACCATTGATCCAATTGATGCAAAAGATTTTGATGATGCAATTTATTATGATAAAAATGAGCATGCTATTTATGTAGCTATAGCTGATGTAAGCGCTTATGTGCATGCTTATAGTGCTATTGATAAAGAAGCAAGATCAAGGGGTTTTTCGATTTATTTTCCTCATATTGCTATACCTATGCTACCAAGAGCTTTGAGTGAAAATATTTGCTCACTAAAACCTAATGAAGATAGGTTGGCATTTTGTTTTAAAATAAGTTTAGATCAAAATAATGAAGTGGTTAAAGAGGAGCTTTTTGAGGCTATTATTAACTCAAAACGCCGTTTTAATTATGATGAAGTTGATGAGTATTTACAAACACAAGAAGATTTAGGCGCAATCAATTGGCTTTATGAGGTTTTTAAAATCACTCAAAATTTACGAAAAAAACGATTAAAAAATGCTTGTGAGTTTAAAACCCAAGAGCTAAGAATGACTTTAGATGAAAATAATAAACTCATAAAAACACGCCTTGAAAATGACACAGCCTCGCATAATTTAATCGAAGATTGCATGCTTTTAGCTAATAAAGCTGCAGCAAAACTCATTGATATAGGAGTTTTTAGAAATCACTTAAGTCCTGATTATAAAAAAATAGATCAATTACTAGCTGATCTTTCAACACTTAGTATAGATATTAATCCTAAAAATAATGTCATAGAATTATTTAAAGACATTCAAGTCTTAGCAAATGAGCTAAATATAAGAGAAGAAGTAGATAAACTCATCATCAAAGCACAAAAAAAGGCAGAATATTCTAGTGAAAATGCGGGACATTTTGGCTTAGGTTTTGATAAATATACCCACTTTACAAGCCCTATTAGAAGATATTCTGATCTTATTTTGCATAGACTTTTAAAGGCTAAAATCAACAATGATGAAAAAATGTTTAATTATTTACTTTTAAATATACAAAGTACTTGTGAGGAATTAAGCTTACTAGAAAGAGAAGCAGATAAAGTTGCTTGGCATTTCATGGATAGAAAATTTGCAAGATGGGCAAAAGAAAATATAGGAAAAAGATTTAAAGCTTTGGTGGTAGAAAACCAAAGTTCATTACAAGTAAAATTAAATGATGATATTAAAGGAGCTTTGATTACTATCATAGGTTCAAGGGCAAATTTATTAGAAAATGTGGAAATAGAAATCACTGAAGTAGATATTGTTAGTGCTAAAATTTTTGGCAAAATCACCAAGCATTTTAGTTTAGAAAGAAACCAAAATGTATAA
- the holA gene encoding DNA polymerase III subunit delta → MYKNQLQSLLNSNSFPNFFLLYGADNFQIELYAKFIKDKYSFDESLRFYFEEYDFKQAYDYLSSASLFSERKLLEIKTQKKIPSKELKQLLQLCQNSQDNYFLLEIYDEGSKQSEAEKIFANNFCRFYKVNSAKEGMELLALKAKELNINITQNALYALFYNFNENLYLAANELNKFNGLNIDEKIIQEHCYSLSTISFESFFDKLMQKQDLRNELENILENYNEIALINALYANFSRLFKIALHVKIYGNLDLKEILGYAPPISVAQNLQKQALTIKISQYKNIFLILCNCEYELKKNSKIEKKEFLIATLLQLSSILKS, encoded by the coding sequence ATGTATAAAAATCAACTCCAAAGCTTACTTAATAGTAATAGTTTTCCTAATTTTTTCTTACTTTATGGAGCAGATAATTTCCAAATAGAGCTTTATGCTAAATTTATTAAAGATAAATACTCTTTTGATGAGAGTTTAAGATTTTATTTTGAAGAATATGATTTTAAGCAAGCTTATGATTATTTATCTAGTGCTTCTTTATTTAGCGAGAGAAAACTACTAGAAATCAAAACTCAAAAGAAAATCCCAAGTAAAGAACTCAAGCAACTTTTACAACTTTGCCAAAATTCGCAAGATAACTATTTTTTACTTGAAATTTATGATGAAGGCTCCAAGCAAAGTGAAGCGGAGAAAATTTTTGCTAATAATTTTTGTAGATTTTATAAAGTAAATTCAGCTAAAGAAGGTATGGAATTATTAGCTTTAAAAGCTAAAGAGTTAAATATTAACATCACTCAAAATGCCCTTTATGCTCTTTTTTATAATTTTAATGAAAATTTATATTTAGCAGCTAATGAGTTAAATAAATTTAATGGTTTAAATATCGATGAAAAAATCATTCAAGAGCATTGTTATAGCTTAAGTACCATTAGTTTTGAAAGTTTTTTTGATAAACTGATGCAAAAACAAGATTTAAGAAATGAACTTGAAAATATTTTAGAAAATTATAATGAAATAGCACTGATTAACGCCTTATATGCAAATTTTTCTAGACTTTTTAAAATTGCATTACATGTTAAAATTTATGGAAATTTAGATTTAAAAGAAATTTTAGGCTATGCTCCGCCTATTTCTGTGGCACAAAATCTTCAAAAACAAGCTCTTACGATCAAAATATCACAATATAAAAATATCTTTTTAATACTTTGTAATTGCGAATATGAATTAAAAAAGAATTCTAAAATAGAAAAAAAAGAATTTTTAATCGCAACACTTTTACAACTTAGCTCCATATTGAAAAGTTAA
- the rpsF gene encoding 30S ribosomal protein S6: MRHYEVLFILKPTLTEEEVSAKLEFVKEVLTKNGAEIESVVPMGTRKLAYKIKKYERGTYFVIYFKAPTNLIAELERVLRITEEVIRFLIVKYENKKEIAAWEKLSKGVKQNKKEIKASENTEG, encoded by the coding sequence ATGAGACATTATGAAGTTTTATTCATATTAAAACCAACACTTACAGAAGAAGAAGTAAGTGCTAAGTTGGAATTCGTAAAAGAAGTCCTTACAAAAAATGGCGCAGAAATTGAAAGCGTGGTTCCAATGGGAACAAGAAAACTTGCGTACAAAATTAAAAAATACGAAAGAGGAACTTATTTTGTGATTTATTTCAAGGCTCCTACAAATTTAATTGCAGAGCTTGAAAGGGTATTAAGAATCACTGAAGAAGTAATTAGATTTTTAATCGTAAAATATGAAAATAAAAAAGAAATTGCAGCTTGGGAAAAACTAAGCAAAGGTGTCAAACAAAATAAAAAAGAAATCAAAGCTAGTGAAAATACAGAAGGCTAA
- a CDS encoding single-stranded DNA-binding protein, whose amino-acid sequence MFNKVVLVGNLTRDIEMRYAPSGSAIGSSAIAVTRRFNTNTGEKREETCFIDISFFGRTAEIANQYLNKGSKVLIEGRLRFEQWSDQNGQNRSKHSIQVENLEMLGSTVQNNQQNNFDNQNYGYNQNFNQQQSFDPYAQVQTKTNPSNTYQNPQKEPPMKEIDIDKYDDDTELPF is encoded by the coding sequence ATGTTTAATAAAGTCGTTTTAGTAGGGAATCTTACAAGGGATATAGAGATGCGTTATGCTCCATCAGGTAGCGCAATAGGCTCTTCTGCTATAGCTGTAACAAGAAGATTTAATACAAATACAGGAGAAAAAAGAGAAGAAACCTGCTTTATCGACATTAGTTTTTTTGGTAGAACAGCAGAGATTGCTAATCAATATCTTAACAAAGGTAGTAAAGTTTTAATTGAAGGTCGTTTGAGATTTGAGCAATGGAGCGATCAAAATGGACAAAATAGATCAAAGCACAGTATTCAAGTTGAGAATTTAGAAATGCTAGGTTCAACTGTACAAAATAACCAACAAAACAATTTTGACAATCAAAATTATGGTTATAATCAAAATTTTAATCAACAACAAAGCTTTGATCCTTATGCTCAAGTACAAACCAAAACAAACCCATCTAATACTTATCAAAATCCTCAAAAAGAACCCCCTATGAAGGAAATTGATATTGATAAATATGATGATGACACAGAATTACCATTTTAA
- the rpsR gene encoding 30S ribosomal protein S18, protein MAEKRKYSRKYCKYTEAKVDFIDYKDTALLKHALSERFKIMPRRLTGTSKKHQEMVEVAIKRARHVALIPYIVDRKEVVTNPFEGL, encoded by the coding sequence ATGGCAGAAAAAAGAAAATATTCACGTAAATATTGCAAATATACTGAAGCTAAAGTTGATTTCATCGACTATAAAGACACAGCATTGTTAAAACATGCTTTATCAGAAAGATTTAAAATCATGCCACGCCGTTTAACAGGTACTAGCAAAAAACACCAAGAAATGGTTGAAGTTGCTATTAAACGCGCAAGACATGTAGCACTTATCCCTTACATCGTAGATAGAAAAGAAGTTGTTACTAATCCTTTTGAAGGACTATAA
- a CDS encoding MarC family protein — protein sequence MFSDIESEIYIILLASVTIIAVLNPFGNLPQFLAMTEGLDADTRKKLFRNIIYTAFCIVLVFLLSGPFIMKYLFKIDINDLRVAGGLILIIMSTKNLLFTPSSSQFQHYQGLSHKELLKKSIVPMAFPMLVGPGTLSTIVVISEDQNLAIAIASVLLTFAFIFALFHFSATIEKVIGKLVLYVFSRIALVFIMAMGVKMIAIGIQTYIQSNLG from the coding sequence ATGTTTTCAGATATAGAATCTGAAATTTATATTATCTTACTTGCTTCTGTTACCATTATAGCAGTTTTAAATCCTTTTGGAAATCTTCCTCAATTTCTCGCAATGACTGAGGGCTTAGATGCCGATACAAGAAAAAAACTTTTTAGAAATATCATTTATACTGCATTTTGTATTGTTTTAGTTTTTTTACTTTCTGGACCATTTATCATGAAATATTTATTTAAAATAGATATTAATGATTTAAGAGTTGCAGGTGGTTTGATTTTAATCATCATGAGCACTAAAAACTTACTTTTTACTCCATCAAGTTCTCAATTTCAACATTATCAAGGATTAAGCCATAAAGAATTATTGAAAAAAAGTATAGTGCCAATGGCATTTCCTATGCTAGTAGGTCCTGGGACACTTTCTACTATAGTGGTTATTTCAGAAGATCAAAATTTAGCTATAGCTATAGCTTCTGTATTGCTTACCTTTGCTTTTATTTTTGCTTTATTCCACTTTTCAGCTACTATTGAAAAAGTCATAGGAAAGCTTGTGCTTTATGTTTTTTCACGTATTGCTTTAGTTTTTATTATGGCTATGGGAGTAAAAATGATAGCTATTGGAATTCAAACTTACATTCAATCCAATTTAGGATAA
- a CDS encoding type II secretion system protein yields the protein MKKAFSLLELALSIVILGVLITILSNPAIHLYNHSYKIKNSNTVFLNLNQTLLSMEKIYHSCLNATLTSSSFECYMSANDDIFYDLSLEKLNFSGIILENNESFFSPKSNLHFIENGISKGILSNYKDMHREKKLKIYANDYMYFYDIKNSKIYKALVNDREKIHFLNEKFGGFYTILYAYVRVYLENENIYMQIDDLNYNKRSFLLAQNISKLIFKQDDKALKVLICDKSQNECLSKWMFL from the coding sequence ATGAAAAAAGCTTTTAGTTTATTAGAGCTTGCACTAAGCATTGTTATCTTGGGTGTATTGATTACTATCTTAAGCAATCCGGCCATACATCTTTATAATCATAGTTATAAAATTAAAAATTCCAACACAGTATTTTTAAATTTAAACCAAACTTTGCTTAGTATGGAAAAAATTTATCATTCTTGTTTAAATGCGACATTGACAAGTAGTTCTTTTGAGTGCTACATGAGTGCAAATGATGATATTTTTTATGATTTATCATTGGAAAAATTAAACTTTAGTGGCATTATTTTAGAAAACAATGAAAGTTTTTTTAGTCCAAAAAGCAATTTGCATTTTATAGAAAATGGAATTTCCAAAGGAATTTTAAGTAATTATAAAGATATGCATAGAGAAAAAAAGTTAAAAATATATGCTAATGATTATATGTATTTTTATGATATAAAAAATTCAAAAATTTATAAAGCATTAGTGAATGATAGGGAGAAAATCCATTTTCTTAATGAGAAATTTGGTGGATTTTATACTATTTTATATGCTTATGTTAGAGTATATTTAGAAAATGAAAATATTTATATGCAAATAGATGATTTAAATTATAACAAACGATCTTTTTTATTAGCTCAAAATATTTCAAAGCTTATTTTCAAACAAGATGATAAGGCGCTAAAAGTTTTAATATGTGATAAAAGTCAAAATGAATGCTTATCTAAGTGGATGTTTTTATGA
- a CDS encoding pyrroline-5-carboxylate reductase codes for MSEIYILGNGAMASAIAKGLKDTYKVVIVARDLKKASSLNLEVLSYEEFDLEDKNVILAFKPYALEEVAVKLKGKARWLISVLANTTFEQLHCIDAQNYIKIMPNTAAEFKASATAYLMENDSYKDEILSLLNTFGKAISLQNEKEFDVAMVLSGCAPAFLALVAESLANAGVKNGLKNELSYEFTRASFESFSALFNHTHPAIIKEKICSPAGVTIRGVEALEKRALRGAFFEAFNASLNK; via the coding sequence ATGTCTGAAATTTATATTTTAGGAAATGGCGCTATGGCAAGTGCTATAGCTAAAGGTTTAAAAGATACTTATAAAGTAGTTATTGTTGCTAGGGATTTAAAAAAAGCTAGTAGCTTAAATTTAGAAGTTTTATCTTATGAAGAATTTGATTTAGAAGATAAAAATGTTATTTTAGCATTTAAACCTTATGCTTTAGAAGAAGTAGCTGTTAAATTAAAAGGCAAGGCAAGATGGCTTATTTCAGTTTTAGCAAATACTACTTTTGAGCAACTTCATTGTATTGATGCGCAAAATTATATAAAAATCATGCCAAATACAGCAGCTGAATTTAAAGCCTCAGCGACTGCATATTTGATGGAAAATGATTCATATAAAGATGAAATTTTATCTTTGTTAAATACTTTTGGTAAAGCCATAAGTTTGCAAAATGAAAAAGAATTTGATGTGGCTATGGTTTTAAGTGGTTGTGCTCCTGCGTTTTTGGCTTTGGTGGCAGAAAGTTTAGCAAATGCAGGTGTTAAAAATGGTTTAAAAAATGAGCTTAGTTATGAGTTTACTCGTGCAAGTTTTGAAAGCTTTAGTGCTTTGTTTAACCATACACATCCTGCTATTATTAAAGAAAAAATTTGTTCTCCAGCAGGGGTAACTATAAGAGGAGTTGAGGCTTTAGAAAAAAGAGCTTTGCGCGGTGCTTTTTTTGAAGCTTTTAATGCAAGTTTAAACAAATGA